One Helianthus annuus cultivar XRQ/B chromosome 12, HanXRQr2.0-SUNRISE, whole genome shotgun sequence genomic region harbors:
- the LOC118484672 gene encoding uncharacterized protein LOC118484672: MKTMYGGFGEVGASKVDCKNYRRDLNLYIGEYDAEMVVRRLIRKKECCPGFTCDYVIGEDRRLKGLFWADEQSKKIIQCLVTYLVLMLLINQTSMIWFLYHLLVLIIILGMSHLVVHYLVRRLQILIDGF, encoded by the exons ATGAAAACAATGTATGGTGGTTTTGGTGAAGTTGGTGCTAGTAAAGTTGATTGTAAGAATTATAGAAGGGATTTGAATCTTTACATCGGAGAGTATGATGCTGAAATGGTAGTTAGGCGTCTTATTAGGAAGAAAGAATGTTGTCCTGGTTTCacatgtgattatgttattggtgaagatagaagattgaaaGGGCTTTTCTGGGCTGATGAGCAATCAAAAAAAATTATACAGTGTTTGGTGACATATTTGGTTTTGATGCTACTTATAAATCAAACAa GTATGATTTGGTTTTTGTACCATTTACTGGTATTGATAATCATTTTAGGAATGTCACATTTGGTGGTGCATTACTTGGTTCGGAGACTGCAGATTCTTATAGATGGCTTTTAA
- the LOC110911249 gene encoding uncharacterized protein LOC110911249 yields the protein MWHIWEKLKTKVGPVLSANTDFNTRMTHVVWNDTIIPEDFETEWHSIMSTFGLENHEWLKDMYDLRFDWIPAYYQGEDLAGLMRTTSRCESENYFFGQICNPRCTLVEFFTHFETAMDIQRHEHRRNDHDTRCSKQEDGLSISCSCKRFEQFGILCRHIFYVLRNSAIDKVYREIVVANEYVVNRLVGDLDELCHYRDHIKSYIDKADEVMVAAPPPSRKERFADIGGNLEKSDSMIRVPIKIRTKGCGVQKRIKSNREIAIQKSSKIQKSCRVCGGKGHNSRTCKDKVSSNAIGSSNGM from the exons ATGTGGCATATATGGGAGAAATTGAAGACAAAG GTTGGTCCTGTTTTGTCAGCAAACACTGATTTTAATACAAGAATGACTCATGTTGTTTGGAATGATACTATTATTCCAGAAGATTTTGAAACTGAGTGGCATTCAATAATGTCTACTTTTGGATTGGAAAATCATGAGTGGTTAAAAGATATGTACGATCTTCGATTTGATTGGATTCCTGCTTATTACCAAGGAGAGGATTTGGCTGGACTTATGCGTACTACGTCAAGATGTGAAAGCGAGAATTACTTCTTTGGTCAGATTTGCAATCCAAGATGTACACTTGTTGAATTTTTTACTCATTTTGAGACTGCAATGGATATTCAAAGGCATGAGCATAGGAGGAATGATCATGATACAAG GTGCAGCAAACAAGAAGATGGTTTAAGTATAAGTTGTTCTTGCAAACGGTTTGAACAATTTGGTATATTGTGCCGCCATATATTTTACGTATTACG GAATAGTGCAATTgataaagtttatagagaaatTGTTGTTGCAAATGAGTATGTGGTTAATAGGCTGGTTGGCGATTTAGATGAACTGTGTCATTACAGGGAtcatattaaaagttatattgaTAAAGCAGATGAGGTTATGGTTGCTGCGCCGCCTCCTAGTCGCAAAGAAAGATTTGCTGATATTGGAGGGAACTTAGAAAAATCAGATTCTATGATTCGTGTCCCGATAAAAATAAGGACCAAAGGATGCGGTGTTCAAAAAAGGATCAAGTCTAATCGTGAGATTGCAATTCAGAAATCATCAAAGATCCAGAAATCGTGCCGTGTATGTGGTGGAAAAGGACATAACAGTCGCACATGTAAAGATAAGGTTTCTTCTAATGCTATAGGTTCTAGCAATGGAATGTAA